The DNA sequence ATGAATACATTATGAGCAAACATTTGAATATTGTACACATTTTACAGGAAAAGAcataattatgtaaaaatactgATACTGATTGTATTACTTATATTTGGAATACaataagagattaaaaaaaagcaattaacaCAGGTACACAGGATTAAAAATCGTTTACAAAATCTACGGAAAATCTGTGGAGGTGTCATCGGAATTCTGCTGGCGTATATTCCATGTGGGCCTGCTCATATGGAATCAGAGTTGGTgcataatatgtatataaatcagATACTTTGGTACTTGCCATGCTTCATTTTATCTGGACTGTGTTAATAGTTATCAGTAGATGCAACTCTCATCTTTCACCTCCTTCCTGGTTGTTTTCCAGGTGCAGCATCGCATCACAGGTCAGGTGATGGCACTGAAAATGAACACGCTGGCCAGCAACAAAGCTAACATGCTACGAGAAGAGCAGCTCATGAACAGACTTTGCCACCCCAACATTCTCAGGTAGGACACTTTGTATACATTGTGCAtctaaaaaacactttaaacataTAAGGCTGCCTGAAGCTGTTATAGTACTGAATGAGATTAGATCAGTAATTTTCACTATTATGGCATGATATTCTCACTtttcttaaagactgtgtaaagtgaattcaaacattttcttctaaacacattaatgacctcggtacctccaggagcagcagatcagctgacctgaggcaccgagcaggagcgtgggggtgaaggagctcagagaggtagagcggggccagaccattgaaagatttaaaaacaaataaaagaatcttaaaatggactctaaagtgctcaggtagccagtggagggaggccaggatgggcgttatgtgctccctcttacgtaCTCCAGTTACGAAGGTCTGTATGTTTTACTGTTGCTTAGATACATCTGGCCTCCTAGCAACCGAATCAGGAAACAGGAGGCTCGAAGCAAATGAATAACAGGAAACAAGCTGAAAATATCATGGTGTTAGAAAGTTAAGAGTTAAATGTAAGAGCCTTTGTTGTTGTGAAAATGCCCTAATATGCCTAAATGCCACCAACAGCATTTAGTGCACTTTAATTGAACCGTAGTTAGTTTTACTCCTTGTTTCAGTTCGTTTGGGTCGGTCAGAATGCAACAATCACACTCAGGTCTGCACCAAATGGACTGGATCGAGACCTCAAGAGGTGGTCTTGATCTGCACCATCACCAttacataataacctataaatgatatacatacaacactgaAGCTTTGCAGCCATGGCCACTAACAAGCCAATTATCTTGAGTTGGACGTCAGTGAGAAGATCAGAAGCCTTGACTATGAACAGCAAGCAACAATCAGAGAGAATAGCAGTGTGTTATATTGATAAACTGAAATGACTTTTCCTActatccagtgggccagataTGGCCGTGgaccgtatgtttgacaccagTGTGTCAGACAGTGTTCCTGCTCATGTTACAGAATGATTGAACCAGCTCACGTCTCaccaaataaatgtgtttatttgtatttgatgtgttttaaggTGTTTGTAGATGTAACCTACTTACTGACTGTTTTACTGTGCAGAACTGTCTGGTTCGCTGTGACAACGGTGCGTTCACTGCTGTGGTGGGAGACTTCGGCCTGGCAGAGAAGATCCCAGATTACAGGTCAGTGGGGAGAATCCACACTCTACTCTACATCACTATTGTTTTAGTtagtattgttttatttgattttatttgttatcACTTATTCAAGAATACTGTTGTGTCCATTTTGAATGTCACCGTAGGCTTAATAAAGTTTACCCTACCCTCCCCTacctaaatatataatatataatatcatgcagtataattatacatttatttttctgatctttCTATTCGgcttgttttaccctttttactTTACTGATACTGTGATTTCATGTATTGTTTGTTGTTAACAaagctaatggggatcctaatGAATTGGATTGTACATTGTGTCCTATTTCTACCTAATGAAGCAGGCCTGTCTCTATAACTGCTTTAATCAGCtgatatattgtctcaaaaATAATGGCAATAAACGGTATCATACAGTATCGTACAAGAAGTCCATATGTAgatatgatgatgttgataattacatgATTGTATGATAAGTCAATAATGGAGTGTGTCtaacattataattaatatcaAAGCTAATTCTCACTGGTGTCATTCTTCACAGTGATGGTGCAGAGAAGCAGCCTCTGGCCATCGTGGGCTCTCCCTATTGGATGGCTCCTGAAGTTCTGAGAGGAGAGCTGTACGATGAGAAGGtaaaactgttttctttttattgtcttctgcaatattaaaacaacactttaatattgtgaaagaagaaataacaccTCTAAACACACCCTTAACCATTTCAGTACAGTCCTGTGTGACCAGTAGTACATGCAGACTTAAGATGTATACTGCTGTCTAACTGACTGAGTACATATTGTTCTTatactgtaattatataaacatttaaactgctCTACCACTAAAGTAAACACACTTGAATATCACCAGGATGTTCATAGTTTCCAAGGTGTGTTCCATTCCACTCACTCCCAGTCAGATGAAGAATGTAGATATTAAAGCAGCAGACTGCAGAGGACCAACAGTACAGTATTTGAACAGTATTTTACCCCCAAGCttataattgtgtttaaattctCTCCACACAGAACATAAACTGTGCTGTGTTACATTTAGTTCTATACTtgtaacataaataaatcatgttggagCTCCAACCTGTGTGTGCTCAGTcagaggtaacacacacacacacacacacacacacacacacaaccaggaTAGaactgacatcacttcctgtcctctgcTCAGGTGGATGTATTTGCATACGGCATCATCCTGTGTGAGATCATTGCCCGGATTGAAGCTGATCCTGATTTCTTACCCAGGACagaggtaggtgtgtgtgtgtgtgtgtgtgtgtgtgtgtgtgggaggggggtaACTGTCAACCAGTAATCCCATCTCACGATCTGCCACTCATACGTCATCTTCAAATTAGATGATGTATTCTACATCATTTATGTATTGATCCGAAGCCGTGCTGGATAGAGAAGACCGTATTTAACACCATCGCGTCCACGAAGTTGTCGTCTCACCTCGCTGAAGGCGGATCTGGCCTGCACGACGCTCGGGGCTAGTCCGGGAAGATGGAGATGTCGGTCCCTTTGAACCGGAGCAGTCCGGACTCCCTGGCGCGGCGGAGGATGTCAGCGCAGTCTTGGTAGTAGTGGACTTTCGCTACGATGACACGGGGTTTACCATCTTGGCTTCTCGATATCAAGACATTTCTCCCGTAGATTGCCGACCTCTGTCTCGAGTTTACCCACTTTTGTTTGCAATGTAGTCACG is a window from the Scomber japonicus isolate fScoJap1 chromosome 10, fScoJap1.pri, whole genome shotgun sequence genome containing:
- the LOC128366976 gene encoding dual specificity testis-specific protein kinase 1-like; translation: MSLCLRVQHRITGQVMALKMNTLASNKANMLREEQLMNRLCHPNILRCNLLTDCFTVQNCLVRCDNGAFTAVVGDFGLAEKIPDYSDGAEKQPLAIVGSPYWMAPEVLRGELYDEKVDVFAYGIILCEIIARIEADPDFLPRTEDFGLDVETFENMVGDCPPAFLSLAVTCCNMSAERRPSFSDIVFTLESMERGEEEEKSIALGKKIK